From one Lycorma delicatula isolate Av1 chromosome 2, ASM4794821v1, whole genome shotgun sequence genomic stretch:
- the LOC142318915 gene encoding peroxiredoxin-6-like, which translates to MRLGATIPNFTANTTQGPIQFYDWLGDSWCVLFSHPADFTPVCTTELGRIAVHQNEFKKRNVKLLAHSCDKLQTHKDWVNDIKSYCLDIQGDFPYPIIGDDTRELAIKLDMLDEENKDNPDTAMTVRSLYIISPDKKLRLSMVYPTSTGRNVDEILRCIDSLQLCDRLKVVATPANWTPGTKVMILPHVKDEELPKLFPKGVDKVSMPSGQNYVRTTTDY; encoded by the exons ATGCGGCTGGGTGCAACAATTCCAAATTTTACCGCAAATACAACACAAGGTCCCATCCAGTTCTACGACTGGTTAGGAGATTC CTGGTGTGTACTTTTCTCTCATCCTGCAGATTTCACTCCTGTATGTACAACAGAACTTGGGCGTATTGCAGTAcatcaaaatgaatttaagaaaCGCAATGTTAAGCTTCTCGCTCATTCATGTGACAAACTGCAAACTCATAAGGACTGGgtaaat GATATTAAGAGCTACTGTTTGGATATTCAAGGAGACTTTCCTTATCCAATAATAGGAGATGATACTAGAGAATTAGCCATTAAACTTGATATGCTGGATGAAGAAAACAAAGACAACCCAGATACAGCAATGACTGTTCGTTCACTTTATATTATCAGTCCTGATAAAAAGCTACGTCTGTCAATGGTATACCCAACGTCTACTGGCAGAAATGTGGA tgaaattttgagGTGTATTGACTCTCTTCAGCTTTGTGACAGGCTGAAAGTTGTTGCAACACCAGCTAACTGGACA CCTGGAACCAAGGTTATGATTCTTCCTCATGTAAAGGATGAAGAGCTTCCAAAACTTTTTCCTAAAGGTGTTGATAAAGTCAGCATGCCTTCTGGACAGAATTATGTCAGAACAACCACAGATTactga